A window of Quercus robur chromosome 12, dhQueRobu3.1, whole genome shotgun sequence genomic DNA:
attaaattcataataggACTCATCCTTCATATATGTGAGAGGAGGAGCATTGCTCTTAAAGTGTAGAataattttccctaaaattGAGCATAAAGATTTGGTCTGGAGTTTACCTGTCAATTACAAGTAGGAGACTGGAGATATATTCATGGGAAATTATAGTAAATGATTGACACATGTATAGATATTCCTCCTATTTCCTAACAATAGAGGATTTCTACACCATCAATctcaaacttctttttttgggggtcaGGTAGATTTTCTCttttgaagaaaggaaaaataccACTTCACAATGAAGGTGGTAATTAACTCTCAAATTTAAACCACAGCCTGAAGCCTGAAGGTGAAGCTAGCTAGCTTTATGCAATAGGCTAAGCTTTAGCTAGCTTGAAGGTTCAACTTCTATTATTTCAACAAggtaaatttttagtttttcaagacATGAAACAAGAATACATTACAATAATCTTTAACAAAATATGTGGGAGTCGTCATCCTGTAAGGATTTCGATGACTTGCCGGGGAAATGCATGGTCCTCTTTTCAGTTtccctttttattcttttaagaaaatttgTGACACTAAAGTAGTGTTaatctttttatgaaaaacgAAAAAGTAtctttcttgtgtgtgtgtgtctctaGGATCATGGTCAACCAGAAATtaatatgttttgatttttcaacTACCAATTCCATGAACTTCTGTGTGTATCATGAACATACGAAATATAATGCTTGCCCTTTAATTCTAGGATTACCTTCTATAAGTGTGTGTGAAATGGTAATTACTTAGTTATAAAGATTTTATTACACTATATGTATGATTGGATGACTGCGTTGAGTGGCCATTCATTTTCCAAGTTGGtggaatttttagatatttgtGTAACTTTAGCTATGTTTTGTAGCTACCCTATTGGCTAGTACTCTGCATCACTGCCTGTGTACATGGGGAGCActgatttcctttattttcaataaagtttttacttaattattaaaaaaaaaaaaaaaatagtgacaaagaaaaaaaagtgaagcaGTTAGTCAAAAGATGCAATGTTGCAGGGGTACCTTGATGAGCAATTCATTCAACTTGAGGAGTTGCAAGATGATGACAACCCTAATTTTGTAGAGGAAATTGTGACACTGTTCTTCAATGATTCAGCTAGGCTGCTCCAGAACATAGAACAGGCACTGTAAGTAGAATGTCTTTactgctgttgctgctgctgttcTTGTTGTTACCATCATCATTGGTCTCATATTTATTGATATATAACAGGGTTAGTGGGCCCATCGATTTCGCTAAGCTGGACAATTATATGCACCAATTCAAGGGTAGTAGCTCAAGGTAAAATGTTTTgtacaaaatttaaacaaattggtcttaaaataaatgaaaatgtatTGTGCTTGATGAACCACACTGTGAGCTTCCATTGTTGGTTCAACACAATCACACATCATAAAAGCAAGCGTAGCTTTTTCACATAAGACTCCACTTGAATTACAAAGGATGTGTTTGTATGCGATTAGTAATGGAAGAACACAGATGTGAAAATGGTACTCCAGGGCTCCTTGCACACTTGATGTGAATTGTTACCCTAAATCATGAATTAAGATATTGTTCTCGAAATTAATGCAATGACAAGGAGAACATTTTTGTTGCAGCATTGGAGCTAAAAGGGTGAAGAACGAATGCACGCGATTCAAAGAATACTGTACGGCAGGAAATGCTGAAGGGTAACAGATTTTCACTTGCATGCTTAAATACACATACAGTTTGTGCCATTCTAGCTTACTCTATTGGGCTTACAGTTAAGATTAATTCCAGCCCCTTTGAAATTTTGTGTCTGTCTTATCTTATAATGTTTAATTTTGCAGATGCTTTAGGACTTTCGTACAAGTCAAACAAGAGCATGCAATTTTGAGGACAAAGCTTGAAAGTTACTTTCAGGCATGCATCTCTTTTATGTGAGTATGTATTTGTGCTTGTCATTTTTGCTCTTACTTATATTTGCTTGCTATTCTGTTTATATTTATTCAGTTGGCAAGACAAGCTGGACCATCTGGGACTTCAGGAGGTCAAGTTAGATGATTACATGGACGAGGGAGGATCCCTCATTATGGACTTATACTATAAATATGATAAAGCCCACATGATCGAGTAAAATGGAAGAACTTGCAGATTTTGTGTCTTAGTGGCAATATAAATAATGTTTTAGGAATCTAAATCTTATAACTAGTAATGCAATTTAGCTCTTCTATGTATGATGTTGATCTGAAATTTATGTATTGTTTATGTtttcatttgttgttgttgttgttgttgttgcgtGCGTGTGCGTGTGTAAGAAAGAGAAGCCTTTTTTTAGGGGGTGGAGCTGTTTGGGTGTCGAGACAACGATTGGGTTGGCCTGACTGGGATTCTGCATTCATACTGAGCTGGTAGACTTGGACTTTCATACATggaaaaatatggaaaaatcAAGGCCTCCCATTTATCCTGTTAAGCTTTAACCCAATGTGATCCTGATATGTGTGCGCGCATGTGTGAGATTCTGTATCTCTGAAAAATCTAGGAACTATCTGGTGAATTGGGACGGTGGTTTATGCACATAAAAGAAACTTAAACCTCCTATAttggaatttgaaaattaattatgatgcGAAAGGAAATGGTTGAGTGTAGGATGTGGTGGATTGTTTGACAATACTACAATTGGATTACATTATTCTCTTATACCTTTCATATTTGTAATGGTAAAGTATCATGATGATCAAAAAGCCATAACTATctcattaataatattcttatgtttcaattttttaatttctaataatttaaaattatacatataatGTTGGTTGGTTGCTGGTTATGTATTAATACCGTGTAGTCCAaccgttttttattttttatttttataatattaacttaataaaaatttatcaaataatgtaatattaacAAAGAATTATACACTGATAGGAAATTAATTGATTGGTACATTCTTACTGCCTATAGTTTCATGGCTTGAAAATTGGCCATACTATTGATCCACATGTCGTAGGTTTATTCATCCTTTATATATGTGGAGTCGCCAGAATGATCATGCCTAATGATGAATTAGAAGAGTGCCAATGAGTTAACACCATCAGAAGAGCAGGGCGCCCATTGACATTGAGTACAAGACCTAATCGAGTCAAAATCAAAAAATGTGCCAATGACTTTAATCCAAAATGAACTAGCAATCCCAAGCTTCTAATAATCATCATTtttggcctctacccatttaaaaattttctgaGATACAATTAAAGAGATTCCCTAAATTCAGGTTCTTTCTAAATGTAAATATGGGTCATATGTATGGAGGGTGTGTATGGGTTAGGTTTGGATATTTTTCCAACCCAACTTATGGTAACTCTTAAAATCAATCTAACCTAATTCATAAGAATCAAGTCGGGTTAGGTTGTTGAGTTGTGGTTATATTGTcaagttcaataaaaatttttgagttttcattCAATTATTTAAGCTCATCATTATGAGAATAATTTACACAATTAGAAATTAGCCATCAAAATTTtgtcgtaaaaaaaaaaataaattaaactaaaaatttaaacaaaatttgaaaatctaaaaaatcaaactaaagaaaattaatatcGTGGGTTAAGTTAGGTAATTTGGGTTAAAATTTTTGTCAAACCTAACCCAAGTTTCAAAATGATTTTAGAACCCAACCCAACTTatcaactttaaaaaaaaaaccagcccAAGATGATGAGTTTggaattttggatttaattgggTCTGGTTTGTTGGGTTGATGAATTGAATACACACTCATTATTGTCTTAAACTATAAGGTGCATGAACAAGCGGTAGATTATGATCTTAACCAAAGCATGCTAAGGTGCATGAACAGGTGGTAGATTATGATCTTAACCAAAGCATGCTACTCTTGGGCTATTGTTAAtatgagagagtgagaaagagagattggTTGGCAGATTAGCAGGCAAACTTGTAATGATAATAACAATCaagaatggaagaaaaaaaaggaagaaagcaaaaaaaggtCAAGACTAGCTCTAAAAAGCTCCTTTGAAGTGAAGGAAATATCAAGGCAGAAATCATATTAAGATAAATGGGATGTAGGGGTCCACCACTAGAGATAGAAACTGCAAGAGGGTTGTTATGTTAATGATGATGAAAATGACCATACACAAAATTCATTGGACATTTTCTGTTAGCTAGGaaagagcaaagaaaaagaaaaagaaagaagaaaaaataatgctCCATAGTCATCAATACTCTAAAAGGATCGAGAGGAACATATTTAATAGGCTTCTCCACCCACCCATGAAGCACCGATATTGAAGAAACGTGcctagaaagaagaaaaaaaaaaagtcaacatGTTTTATGATGTCTACCATGAAAAGCTCTCATTAAATGattcttttaaattaattttagtctctataaaaaaattagtatatcTTTTGATAAACACTAAATTACCAATAATTgtgaatattaaaaattttaaacccaCAACATATGTGAGGTCAAaatattgttttccaaaattaagaatattattggtgtcttggtctgatgataaagatcAATTATCAAGAgcagacgccataggttgaaactctctctcaaaaaaaaaaaattaagaatatttctataaaataaGGTTTAactaataatctatatatatatataaaaccgaaacttttgaaactcccacaattttccacatcagcacaatatttaaatacaatatttaaattaaattaaattttccacctcatcattgttttctttttccaatgcaaattagacttctagccaaataaggacactctcccaccgcctctactctctcctatttaagaattgcttgcgtagaaaacctaagccccaaaacacaattttcttcaaaaatttttttgagggcggctcatgcttcacaattcacatattccacttatgtattggactccttTCCTTCTTtggtcaatgcatcaaggttagggttatttgatttgttcaataaaaattatagatttgttgctttttcttataagtttgtcaattgttgttttgtttatttaattgctgggcctgaatcttttaattaaatcttcaaattttttttaaccttttaaaagttttaatattttgaattttaacatttaaaaggtaactcatatttctctaatatttctatgttgtgtagacataattttttttgtttattatatttctccATTGTGTAgtcacataatttttgttttgttttaataaattcttggctcaaaatcttctaattgtttggtttacatatgaatttttaagttcattttttgcaatacatTTAATTGTCTGGCCAATTTCAATAGTAGAAAAGCTATAATCATGGAttcccttctttctattgtatttctctattgcgtaattatatatatctattgttttatttcaatacttttgaagctttgaatcttctgatttttttttttggccttttggaagttttaacatcataacttttgggttttattttttctattatcagaaattatctagaagatttcaatgaatatccatggattattctttttgagggtaacccatctttatcttatatttctattcctaacttttttttcctatattttttctttaattgtccgtgtttatgtctcttttgtttttcttatttttattttcatagcGTATGTACATGTTGTGtatgttctttgattctttctttaatgatttttgtgtgagtatgtgtcattgtatctgggtacttaggcaaaatctataaagactaaagatgctttttttttttttttttttttttttgtaatgaatcctgtgtttttcatgactttagtgagtcatattcttaatgatcgaaatggttttgtttgacgtggattttgttcatattggtttcaaagtttatttcttggcttatattatagattgtaatatatttattcatcaaactgtttagttgagtttgttttcgaaattgttttcagtgttggacattttcttgaagcatgttggtatcatatagtttaataataataataataatactaatatagtttaataaatgtctgaaacgtatagctgttaacaaatgttttagctatatgattttattttacaaattcaattttggtgttgtagtaaaataaacaaagattaaattatatattgtactcaatacatttcccgtgcatcgcacgggttagcgactagttattaataaatttaaaaatcaatgtCAATAGCATTTCTATCATTAGACCTTATATGCTAAAATTCtctaattaattaaacaatAGCGTAAATAATAGGTGAATAAGAATTACTTTGAGAGTCAGAACTGTAGATTTGAGATTTACAAACTTATCTTTTACTCTACTCAAAAGAAATCAATAGTCCtctcaaaaaaaggaaaaaagaaaaagaaatcaatagaaaaatgtaaaaagcataaataaataacacttAGCATTTCAATATAAAGCAGTCTATGGAGAAAGCCatctaatatttattttgttaatttgcatacatattataaatttataatatctaacTCATTAAATCAATTAACAAGCAAACGTAACACCAAATAATAgaggaacaaataaaaaaccaaactaGAAAAATTGTAGAGATGATAAATGTAATTTAATCAAATaggtaaataaaattttgtttaatattggATTACTATAGTAAAATATTAGAACTTATGGTAGGTGAATTTTTAGTTGGTTTCAACTGATATGAAACAATAGGAGTTTTTAGCTGGTTTCAAGATTCAACAATATTGCTTTGTAGTTTTGAACTTTAAAATGTTACTGTAGAGAAGTCAAAACTTTCAAATTTGATGCGGTAATAACATAGGAGTAAGTTCTAAAAAAGGTTTTATACTTTTTAATTACTtatattatcataataatatattatattagtcattaaaattcatataataGTAGGTAAAGTTTTGACAAGAATTCTTCCAACCAAATTTGATACTGTCGGATTTATTTGTTACATAGGTATTCTAGCCTTTCTAGGCCATCATAATTGGGAGATTGGAGGCTAAATTTtggagagagacagagagaaagagagagagagagacagagagagagagaactttaacaaagaagaagttaaaaaaCTTATGAGAAATTGATTCTCACTAATATgagaaagagaaatgttatattcataatatttttataataaattttaagtaataggtTACTAGCTATTAGCTATTATAGGTGAGtaataaagtaatttaaattgtaGATTCAAGTTAGAAGtaattaataacaacttaccacctataatttattgtaaaaatactgtgaaaatattgtag
This region includes:
- the LOC126710211 gene encoding histidine-containing phosphotransfer protein 4-like, which encodes MDRNHLKRQVDFMKRSLLDQGYLDEQFIQLEELQDDDNPNFVEEIVTLFFNDSARLLQNIEQALVSGPIDFAKLDNYMHQFKGSSSSIGAKRVKNECTRFKEYCTAGNAEGCFRTFVQVKQEHAILRTKLESYFQLARQAGPSGTSGGQVR